Below is a window of Xiphophorus couchianus chromosome 1, X_couchianus-1.0, whole genome shotgun sequence DNA.
TTTTTATACATGACCTCTTCCTGTTCTTTCCTCGCCTTTGGAATCTCTTTTATCCTGAATGCGGGCTGAATGGCACAGTTGACTTGACCtagaattttatgtaattgacCTAGTTGAAGTCACCTTCAGCTAAACAGTTATTTCTGTCATGTGCAGTCACATTTTACATCTAATGAGGTTGTGAAGAGTGATGTACTCCACATCCCACTCAGACTGAAGCATTTAATGTTAGTGGGACAGATgggtcagtgtgtgtttgtgcgtgtgtgtttctTAGGTAAGGGGACTAGAGGATTAGGTCTGATCAGTGCAGCTTGGCCACTTGTGCATAGAGAGCATTGCATCGATGGATTAGAGAGTAAACTGATACTTACCCTAACAGGAAGTGAACAGTGGCTGCAGATAACCAACCCATTCCTTCTTCTTGCCTCTTATCCTCTTCATGTCCCCTAACAACAGCAGCCACCCACCTATCCCACTTCTCTCATCTCATCTGTCCATCATCGGCTCTCCAGCTTTGGCCAACAGATTGTCATGCAAATGGTACCCCGGGCCTCTGCGCGCTGATAAGGAGGGCCTCTCATTTTACTGGGCTTTGTTTTCTAAACAGTGATGAGCTGGGCTGAAGAGACTAAGGAAAAGTGGCTCCAAGTAGTGGCCTGAATGGGCCCTCTCACTATGGCGCCCTGGGGTAGAGTGGGCTGAATGAGGCTCATTCTGGGAGGTGGGCTGCGGAGTCATGTTCTCAAGCAGGAACCAGGTTCAAAGTGTTGACAGAAGCTTATATATTTTCTCCATCGCTCTTGCCTTGAGTTTTCCCTAGGATTGACTTTCTCCGTCCCAGGCTCTTTTATCATTTAGACAGACTCAGTCAATGTTCATTTCTTGACGCCACATATggtttgtccttttttttttctaaagggGTTGTCAGCGCTAGGTCTGGAGCCTCATTTGCTGATGTTATTATTGCATAAACAGCAGTTCATGGCACGTTCATAGGGTTTCTGCTCTCCTGCTGACCCCGCCGCTTTGTTATATTCTGGCCAGGGACATATGAGAACTGCTGTAGAAACATTCAGTGGGCGTAAACTTCAGGTTGCAGATTGATTTGCACATTTGGCTCTGAGATTGCCCTAAAAGCtaatagaaaacatattttgcctCCAGCAAGGTAGGACTTTCAAAGCTGGAATTTGAATGAATTCTTTagagtcaaataaaaatgcacatgaAAACCAGATGTTTTTGCATTGGGCAATAAACTAAGAATGTCTCTATATTTCTGTTAATCTCATTAATGAGGCTGTACAGCAGAAGTCACAGCAGCGGATACAAAAGTGGTAGTGATGGTAAACTTGGTCTTGAACGAGACCTGCCCTCCCTCACAGAGCCTCGTCCCTCCCCCTCCCCTCACCTCCTCTTcctacttcttcttttttttaaatcaaattctttgttttatactctccccccctcccccccttcCTTTTGAAGTCTCCCTTCTCTTGTAAAAAGCCAAGCTGGTGGTTTTTGCCTCAGCCTTGAGGAGGAGACAAAGAAGGAAGGGAATTGTAGGTTAAGTTTAGGCAAGCCCTATGTGCTTTCCATTGAAGGTGACGGTAGGGGGAGGCGGGGACAGTAAAAGTTAGAATTTTAGAGCctctctgtttttcattttatgattGGCTTTTTTTACGGGCTGGGAGCCACAGCTGGTGGTGTGAATAGCTGCCCAAGGTGACCGAGTCCCAATAAAGTGCTTGCCAGCCGGGCTGGGGCCTCCAGCCCAGCCATGGGACCGCCTTTATAGGCCGCCTTACGAGCTTAGGCCTCTGTTAAAACCTGGCAGGGCTGCACTGAGGAATTTAGGGCCaggaaacaagagaaaaatagGGTTTATGTGTCAGGGGTTAGTGGGATTCAGAGTTGGGGGTAGAAGCTCGAAGGTGACCAAGGGTGAAAGTGTTTTTtgaccgtgtgtgtgtgtgcagcggCTTGTGTTTCACAGGGGCAACTATGGAACATatacaccacacacacattaacccccccccccccccccccccccccccaaaataaaaatcagcataTCTGAGGTTTGCTTTGAAGTGTAATGCACCGTAGAATGTGTGTACTGAGCAGAAACTGATGTCAGAAGTTCCAAGTGAAGCCATACACCATGTTGTGTAAGCCTGCGATGTTGTCACGTGCTTGTTTTGTTCCTCTTAGGCGTCTACATGAATTGTTGTTAGTGTGTGGAATGAAGAGAAGCAGGCTTTGACTTTTGGCTTCAGTGGCAAATTCAGAAACCTATCAGACTACGTGTCAATCAATACCTCGCCTGCTTACTGCTAGAAAAAAAGTAGTTTACTCTGGGTCTGTCAGGAAGTCATTATCTCTTCATTCAGCTGTGTTCAGAAGAATCAATGATATACCCAAATGTGCCTTGAAAGACTTAAAGCATGAGGGGAGTAGGAGGTCATAAGTGGCAGAAATCTATTGCCTGCTGTCATTTGCACCTCCTGTCGACAGGCAAACTAAGTTCTAGGTGACTAAATATCTACCAGAAAACTTTCCAAAGTGAAGCCGAGGATTGGAGTTTACGTCTTCTGTTCTAACGTTTCGAAAGTTGACTTCCACTCGTGGCCAGAGACTCAAGTCTCATGAGCTATCTTTATCCCCTGTAACAGAGAGTGAAGTTAAGACAAGTTAAGACATGACACTGGAGCAGtgtcatgtggtgtgaattttCTCCTGTAAAAGCAGTTCCGAAaactccccccaaaaaatgttgCCTTAAATTAAGCGGCAAGGATGGGACAGTACATTAATTGAACTGAAGGGCAAGGAGTGTCAGTCAGCTGTCAAGTTAATGTCTTAGCATGTGGTTAGACACACCCAAACATTCAAATCCGGTGTGTGAACTGACAAGCGCACATGGGGTATTTGTATTTCAGAGATGAGCTGCAGGACTACAATTAGTGACCAATTACATgcctttctctctttcctccCACAGCGGTGGAGACCCAGAGTACCAGCTCAGAGGAGATGGTACCCAGTTCGCCAtctccccctcccccacctcGTGTCTACAAACCCTGCTTTGTGTGCCAGGACAAGTCCTCAGGGTACCACTACGGGGTCAGTTCCTGCGAGGGCTGCAAGGTGAGAAGGACCTGTAGGAGTTTACTCAGTCTCACTTCAACTCATCTAATACACCTTTGTAGCTACTATTTTTATGCCACGTTAGAGAGGAAGAGCACCAAGTTAAATGTCATATCCTTTCTTTGATAACTATAgtcctctttcttttctatttttcttgcCCTCGCACTCTTTTGTCTCTTGCTTCCTGATGCTTTAGGGTTTCTTCCGTCGCAGTATCCAAAAGAACATGGTGTACACCTGTCACCGAGACAAGAACTGCCAGATTAACAAGGTCACACGCAACCGCTGCCAGTACTGCAGGCTGCAGAAGTGCTTTGAGGTCGGCATGTCCAAGGAAGGTGGGTTCATTCAGCTTAGGAGACAAAAAGAGCCAGTTGTAAAACCTGGTCTGAACTGATCCACAAGCGATCAAAGGGTCTCCAAGGGTGTGCAAACGGATAGTTCAGGATTTTTGAACAAAGCAGActttattgtcttaaaacaattgaaatctaACAGATTTCATAAACCTTCACACCATTGTCATGTTTGCTTTGGGTGGCTTGCTACAGAGAAACTGAAGTTTATTTGCACAAGACACTGAACTTGGAGGCAGCGCACCACCAGTGTCGGGCCTGTGTGAAACACATACTGAGAATAGTGTAAAAGGTGTATACAATACCAAAACATAACAGCTATTTAACTAAATGCTGTTTCATTGATTTTTACACATTCCTTATTTTCCAGATGCTTACTTTGACTAGACACGATTTCCTTGTTCTATTCTCagtgtttcacacaggaagaacACTGGTGGCACAACACCTTCTACCTGcatttcctgtgtaaataatCATCAGCTTCTATGTAAATAACCACCCAAAGCAAACACTGCAACAGTTTACAAATTCATATAAGAGGATTTGCATAAACCACTGGGATATTTTTGAGATCAGAGTTATTTTAACACAGTAGAAGTCCACTTTGGTCTTATCCCACCTCACACCCAGTGTTAGCTTTAGCTCCCCAGGCTatctaatctggatttatagaAAAGAGGGAAAGTTATTCACTGTTTGTAAGTTTATAAGAGGACCTCTCTTCAAAAATCCTCAACCACACTTTCAAAGTCTCCTACAAgcacattatatatatatatatatatacatatatatatatatatatatatatatttgcaagATATACACAGtttgatataataaaaaaaggcttCATGGTTCGATAATAATATTGCTAAGGGAACATCTTACTCAtactttttcttaatttctgctgcttgtgtCTCAGCACTAGATGTAATTTCTAGATCAAATGAGTTGGTCTTAAAAATTACTGTCTTCTAAGAGACAAGCATCATCTCAAcacactgtttttttcttttcagtgctTTAATGGTATCAAGTGTCACCTTATTAGTCAACCATGAAACTAGTTGTATTTAATGTGCAATGCAGTGATGCAAATTTAATCATGCTGTGGTAACTGGTGGCCAGTGGCTTTAATTAGAAGTCGCCCCAGAGAACTGATTCTGGTTCAGGCTCCATAGAAGCTTGGACCGACTCTTTATAATACACTCGAGACTCACTGCCAACATGGAGTAATGTGCGCTTGACCGAAGTTGTTAGCACATCAATTCACTTTAGGTTGCTTTGATGTTCAGGCAAGGACTTTGGGAAACTGCAACAGAGATGATGAGTTCTTCAAGGACTGTGATCACGTTGAGGCTGGTACTGCACCAGTCATATGACTAATCGCTTCACAAAATGAATCTGACTTCATGTTTCACCTCAAAAACCTCACCCCTCTGGCTGACAGCAAACACTGACTTCATTCATGAAGACAAACGCAggagaaaatatgatttaaaactCTTGACAAAGAGAACGGCCGCAGGATTCATGCCGTTTGCAGAGTCACAGTCACCACTTTTGTGCCCTCTTTGTTTTACACTGTAAGTGCCAGTTTCTTGCCCTTTCGCAGAGCCCGGGGGGACATGTACGTGGGTGTAATGTTTGTGTGGGATGTGTGTTAAGACCGGGATCACATTGTGCTTCTGCTATTACTGGATATCCTGAGAGGAAGGAAAGTATGGGAGgcggaggagggagaggaggcaGAGAGTGGACTGGCTTATGTGCGTTTGTGGACAGATTGATCGACGTGGAAGTGACTGGGTGATAGGCAGGAGATAGGTGTTGGTGTCAGTGTCTTTAAGAGCAGCTTCTGTTGCTGCTCAGTTATTGTTTCTGCTAGTTAGTGCCCAAATCGTTAAAGATCTATCATTCAGTTATTGATCTCGAGTATTGCAAACATTTAGGGATTTTTTTGCAGATTACTATCAAATCTTGGCTAGCAGCTGCtctttatttacatcttttgtCTCCATGTAGCGGTGCGCAATGacagaaacaagaagaagaaggatgTGAAGGAGGAGGTAGTGTTACCAGAGAGCTATGAGCTAAGTGGAGAGCTTGAAGAACTGGTCAACAAAGTCAGCAAAGCTCACCAAGAAACATTTCCTTCACTTTGCCAGCTGGGAAAATACACCACCGTAAGTCATTCTCATATCTAATGCATGGCTTAACTAATTCAGTTCCCATTAGGTTATTTGCACTGTGTCTGAATGATTGATGCGATATGTAAATGGATTTCATCTTGGTCCTTATTTGATCgatgaaaaatggaaatgtgttACACCTTTGGCACATTATGCAAATTGGGTGGAATATTTCCGGATGATGAAACGCACTGAACTGTGTTTGCCAATGTGCGTTCAGAACTCTAGCTCGGACCACCGTGTTCAGTTGGATCTGGGTCTCTGGGACAAGTTCAGTGAGCTCTCCACCAAATGCATTATCAAGATTGTGGAGTTTGCCAAGCGCCTGCCAGGCTTCACCACCCTCACTATTGCCGACCAAATCACTCTGCTGAAGTCGGCCTGCCTGGACATTCTGGTGAGGAATCGCTTTTTCTCAATATTGTTTTGTCAACACTCAGTTTTTAGGACAAAAATAAGGAGCTGGATGTCCCGGGCTGAGATTGTGCTGAGATTATGCTGGTATCTGGTGGGTGTAGGTGGTACTGCAAGGACGTTTGCCCTGGTAACATATAATCTAatacaggggtgtcaaactccagtcctcaaggcccactgtcctgcagtttttagatgtgctacagatacaaaacactggaatgaaatggcttaattacctccttcttgtgtagataagttctccagagccttgctaattattctattcaggtgtggtgcagcacaGGCACATCCAAatgttgcagggcagtggccctccaggactggagtttgacacctgtgatctaATATAACTACCATGAGCATAATTTATCTCTCTCATTAGATGTTTTGTGCTCTAGTAAGCATGTCTATCATAACCTTACACCATATTTTACcacattcctgtgttttttttatttttcacacttttgttATTGCTTGTAGATGCTGAGAATCTGCACACGCTACACCCCTGAACAGGACACTATGACCTTCTCAGACGGCCTGACTTTGAACCGAACTCAGATGCACAACGCTGGGTTCGGACCACTCACAGACCTGGTGTTTGCCTTTGCTGGCCAACTTCTACCCCTGGAGATGGATGACACTGAAACTGGTCTCCTCAGCGCCATCTGCCTCATCTGTGGAGGTACTGCAATGGACATACACAAAATGATTCAGTGAGCTGCAAAGAGAAAGAATCATTGTGAATAGGCTCTtctgaaattttatttctttaacaaaatcaggaatttatgaataaaatctaaaatatttcttaacaGTCACCCAGTTTGTCAGTGGGTTAGATATGGTAAATGGCTTATACTTGCACAGCACTTTATTAAGTCCATAGGACCCCAATGACTAcgttcagtcattcacacacgcacaaacacacacacccccccccaCGCgtgatggtggcaagctactggacAGTAGCCACAGCTCCCATGGAGCACTCAGTTAATCAGTCTAagtttttaagcttttattattttaagtgttttggtatattcaaaaatgttcacaattTACACATAACGCATagaaaaaatagttaaatatacattcaaaattatatatttttttcagatcgCATGGATCTCGAGGAGCCAGAAAAAGTGGATAAGCTACAAGAGCCTCTACTAGAGGCTCTTAAGATCTACGCCCGTCGCCGTCGCCCCAACAAGCCCCACATGTTCCCTCGCATGTTGATGAAGATCACTGACCTCAGAGGGATCAGCACAAAAGGTTagtattttcagtcattttctaaGAATGAGTTCATATTTTCTGACACAGTTCAGCTTCAGATTGGTTCTTGGAAGTCAGCAAGAGGAAAGTAACCATAAAATTTAAAAGCTAAGTAATATTTGTCTCGAATATCACTTTTTGCATTTGTTCAAATCACAGACTTGTTAACAGATCTGGTCAGATGAAGGTAGAGAAAATCAAGACTGGTTTGAGCAAATACTTTCCCCCAAGATCACAATGTTATCAAACTATGAAACTATGAAAACGGTTTAAGCGGATGAATAACAtgcattttaagttttatattttattaattgtaaTAAATGATAAGAAGTAAGACTGAAAACAGCAAGGTGCAgcacaaaaatgttcatactccTTAAACGTCTTATTTTGTTATGTTCTACACGCTTCAGGGaattttattggggttttcAATGCATAATGGTAGAAATgattcatggttttcaaaacGTAACAAAGAGAGACCTTGTGAAAAGCGTGGCGTGCATTTCTATTTAGCTACATTTACTCtgataattcaaaataaaaatgtatgcagCCAGCCTTCAAAAGTTACCTACCTATTAAACAGAGCCCACCTGTTTGCAGTTTATTCTTTAccgctgttctgtgaaggcctcagaggccttcacagaacagcaacATTCGTGAACAAACAGTAACATAAACTCTtaagaaacacaacagagatCTCAGAGATAATGTTCTGGACACGTTTACATTGGGGTTAGGTGTTAAAATAATACTCCAAGCCTAGAACATGTCACAAAGCACTGTTCTGTCCATCATTCAGCGTTAAATATGGTGCTGTCAATATTTTGCATTGGGGATGCTTTTGCTTAGAAGGGACAATGAAGTTAGTTAAAGCTGATGGGAGGTTGGATGAAgcaaaagtacaaaacaatAATTGAAGAGATTCTGTTAAGAACCAGAAAGACTAAAAACTGGGATAGAAAAATCCAAACTGGTTTTTCCAAGGTTTTCTTCATCGTATGACTGAGCATGAGCCTCTGAAGGATGTGGGTTGCAGTGCTAAGCTTGCACAGAAACACCTTTCAGTCTATTATTTGTCAAAGATTCTTACAGCCATGGATGATTTTCATGTGATCATTTATCATGTGATCTCTGTGTCCAGGTGCAGAAAGAGCCATCACTCTGAAGATGGAGATCCCTGGCCCGATGCCTCCTCTGATCAGGGAGATGCTTGAGAACCCCGACGCGTTTGATGACCAAACGGAGTGCAACGAGAACGCGCCGCCCCCGCCACCTCCgccgctgccgccgccgcctccAGCGTTGGTTGTGAAGCAGGAGGCTGAGGACGAGGACGACAGCTGGGGCACAGAAAACTGCAGCGAGCCATCACcagaagaggaggatgaggacgACGACGACGACTTGGGAGACGAGGAGCGAGACCGAGGCTCGGACAGTGACGGGGAGCCCTGGGGAGTTTTGGATAACTTAGATGGGTCAAGGAAAGGCCTTGTGGGGAGGGCGCAGTAAAGAGAACATTTCATACACATATAGGCTCTTAATACAAAcacatccaaacacacacacacacacacacacacccacatcccacacgcccacacacacactaacacataGAAATACAATGAAACCTCACTCTCTCTTCCTcctgaatacaaaaaaaaaaaagaaaatgctggcCTTTCCTTTCTCCCGCTGCTCTCCTTGCTGCACATCACTGTGTCCTCCTGATTGGAGCACAGCACAGCCTTAAGTGTTCAGACGCTTCCAACTCAGGCCACACGGTCCATGACTCGTGACACGGAAACCGTAGAAACATAAAGTCAAGAAGAGACGGCAATAGACCATATGAACTCCTGGCTTAGCCATAAGAGGAGTTGACATGACAAGGAACGTAacctctttgaaaagcaaaatatttcctttctttCCCTCTATTGTTCTCGATATCTAAAATAGGGGGATAGCCAAACCAGATACCAGAACTGAGCAGTTGAATTCCGACGGATTACAACAAGCACATTATAACAAAAGTACAGGGCAAT
It encodes the following:
- the rarga gene encoding retinoic acid receptor gamma-A isoform X2, with amino-acid sequence MFDCMEALGMGPRQLYDVTSRGACMLRKASPFFPALDPFAWTGSASVRSVETQSTSSEEMVPSSPSPPPPPRVYKPCFVCQDKSSGYHYGVSSCEGCKGFFRRSIQKNMVYTCHRDKNCQINKVTRNRCQYCRLQKCFEVGMSKEAVRNDRNKKKKDVKEEVVLPESYELSGELEELVNKVSKAHQETFPSLCQLGKYTTNSSSDHRVQLDLGLWDKFSELSTKCIIKIVEFAKRLPGFTTLTIADQITLLKSACLDILMLRICTRYTPEQDTMTFSDGLTLNRTQMHNAGFGPLTDLVFAFAGQLLPLEMDDTETGLLSAICLICGDRMDLEEPEKVDKLQEPLLEALKIYARRRRPNKPHMFPRMLMKITDLRGISTKGAERAITLKMEIPGPMPPLIREMLENPDAFDDQTECNENAPPPPPPPLPPPPPALVVKQEAEDEDDSWGTENCSEPSPEEEDEDDDDDLGDEERDRGSDSDGEPWGVLDNLDGSRKGLVGRAQ
- the rarga gene encoding retinoic acid receptor gamma-A isoform X1 — protein: MATNREQQVGHLTGFPPAVYPFPFNSMRSHSPFDLLANSSLFGRFGADLPKEMAALSVETQSTSSEEMVPSSPSPPPPPRVYKPCFVCQDKSSGYHYGVSSCEGCKGFFRRSIQKNMVYTCHRDKNCQINKVTRNRCQYCRLQKCFEVGMSKEAVRNDRNKKKKDVKEEVVLPESYELSGELEELVNKVSKAHQETFPSLCQLGKYTTNSSSDHRVQLDLGLWDKFSELSTKCIIKIVEFAKRLPGFTTLTIADQITLLKSACLDILMLRICTRYTPEQDTMTFSDGLTLNRTQMHNAGFGPLTDLVFAFAGQLLPLEMDDTETGLLSAICLICGDRMDLEEPEKVDKLQEPLLEALKIYARRRRPNKPHMFPRMLMKITDLRGISTKGAERAITLKMEIPGPMPPLIREMLENPDAFDDQTECNENAPPPPPPPLPPPPPALVVKQEAEDEDDSWGTENCSEPSPEEEDEDDDDDLGDEERDRGSDSDGEPWGVLDNLDGSRKGLVGRAQ